ATAAAACAACATAGTTTTTCTGTATCTAGAGAACAACTAGTATATCACTGCAAGAGCCTAAAAGACAAAGACTCAAAAAGCCTAGATGTCATAATAGGACGTCTAAGAACAAAGATAGGCGATAGTTCAAAATCGCCAAAACATATATTTTCAGTTCGTGGAATCGGCTATAAATTAGTAGGATGAGATACTCTTTAAGTACAAAAATAACCGTTATTTTTGCTATTGGTTTTAGTGTTATATGTATTTTGTTTTCAATGTTTGCAAAACTTCAACATGAAAGTATGCTTGATAAAGTAAAGGAAAATCAGTATAACGCTATAAACTGGTTACTTGCACTTTATAAAAAGTCAAATATGCCAGAAGACTGGGAGAAGTATTTTAAAAACTTCAATCTCTCATACGTTACTGATTTAAATTTAAAAAAAGATATTTTAGAAAAAGGCGATCTAATAGAAAGAGCCGACACACCACTTGGCAGAGTAGAAACGATATTTTACGATAATGATCTGTTTTTAAAGATCAGAAATCAAAGTGTGACAATAATACTGCAAAATACCCTAAAAAGTGGAAACGACTCACTTATTATAGGATTTTTACTTACTATTGCACTTTTTATCTCTTTATATATATCGATATTTAGAAGTCTTATTCCATTAAAACAACTCAGAAAAGATATCAGAAAATTTGCAGCTGGAAATATGGATAGTATATGCTGTAAAAATATAGTCAAAGGCGATGATGAAGTAGCGGAAGTCGCGTATGAGTTTAACAATGCAGCTTGCAAAATAAAAGAGCTTATTATGTCTAGACAGCTCTTTTTAAGAACCATTATGCATGAGCTAAAAACTCCTATCGGAAAAGGTATGATAGTAAGTGAGATGTGTGAAGATGAAACACAAAAAAATAGACTTATAGCTATATTTGAAAGACTAAATATACTAATAAATGAATTTGCTAAGATCGAACAACTACTTAGCAAAAGCTGCTCTTTACAATACGAAAAATATCACTTTAGCCTAA
The sequence above is a segment of the Campylobacter hyointestinalis subsp. lawsonii genome. Coding sequences within it:
- a CDS encoding ArsS family sensor histidine kinase, which codes for MRYSLSTKITVIFAIGFSVICILFSMFAKLQHESMLDKVKENQYNAINWLLALYKKSNMPEDWEKYFKNFNLSYVTDLNLKKDILEKGDLIERADTPLGRVETIFYDNDLFLKIRNQSVTIILQNTLKSGNDSLIIGFLLTIALFISLYISIFRSLIPLKQLRKDIRKFAAGNMDSICCKNIVKGDDEVAEVAYEFNNAACKIKELIMSRQLFLRTIMHELKTPIGKGMIVSEMCEDETQKNRLIAIFERLNILINEFAKIEQLLSKSCSLQYEKYHFSLILDQTKDILLLDNFDKYVTLTLKSDPVLRVDFQLFSLAIKNLIDNALKYSDDKHAFIICDDDEIQIKNKGPKLEKSIEYYKQAFIRDTSSKNSGMGLGLYIIEHICDMHKFNLEYKYEDGYHIFCIKFKKIEDAKTKA